In Rattus rattus isolate New Zealand chromosome 3, Rrattus_CSIRO_v1, whole genome shotgun sequence, one genomic interval encodes:
- the LOC116895920 gene encoding LOW QUALITY PROTEIN: cyclin-dependent kinases regulatory subunit 1-like (The sequence of the model RefSeq protein was modified relative to this genomic sequence to represent the inferred CDS: substituted 2 bases at 2 genomic stop codons), producing the protein MLHIQINYSDKYSEEFVLACQVAQGHSQALKIFXPEYXWRNLGDPQSQGWVHYMIHEPEPHILLLQQPPPKKPKKQSQ; encoded by the coding sequence ATGCTGCACATACAAATAAACTATTCAGACAAATACAGTGAGGAGTTTGTACTGGCATGTCAAGTTGCTCAAGGACACAGCCAAGCCCTAAAAATCTTTTAACCTGAATATTAATGGAGAAATCTTGGTGATCCACAGAGTCAGGGATGGGTTCATTATATGATCCATGAACCAGAACCTCACATCTTACTGCTTCAGCAGCCACCACCcaagaaaccaaagaaacaaagccagTGA
- the S100a11 gene encoding protein S100-A11 — MPTETERCIESLIAVFQKYSGKDGNSCHLSKTEFLSFMNTELAAFTKNQKDPGVLDRMMKKLDLNSDGQLDFQEFLNLIGGLAIACHESFLRTPQKRI; from the exons ATGCCTACAGAGACTGAGAGATGCATCGAGTCCCTGATTGCTGTTTTCCAGAAGTACAGTGGGAAGGATGGAAATAGCTGTCATCTCTCCAAAACTGAGTTCCTTTCTTTCATGAACACGGAGCTGGCGGCCTTCACGAAG AACCAGAAAGACCCCGGTGTCCTCGACCGCATGATGAAGAAGCTGGACCTCAACAGCGATGGGCAGCTAGATTTCCAAGAGTTTCTCAACCTTATTGGCGGCTTAGCTATAGCATGCCATGAGTCCTTCCTCCGGACTCCCCAGAAGCGTATCTAa